One Sander vitreus isolate 19-12246 chromosome 22, sanVit1, whole genome shotgun sequence DNA segment encodes these proteins:
- the LOC144536958 gene encoding uncharacterized protein LOC144536958, with the protein MAALLLLLFSVGALFFSSDAQEAYNNLPETYRKGVDLALEKLNSHAGIQHHFLFLRSITKSDIQPGFDVAYIYHHFYLKATKCQKGTIDSTACQFRNDRPLIDCAICYKTFRGEIEQDPIPYVHCVHKPALTKEMKAGRVDHCNTMGYRSGAPTLLTSKGKRVKTWMTHLTPFQGFICIFKSDFFSIKADYDMLVLFL; encoded by the exons ATGGCTGCGTTATTGCTGCTGCTCTTCAGCGTCGGAGCCTTGTTCTTTTCCTCTGATGCACAGGAGGCTTACAACAATCTTCCTGAAACCTACAGGAAAGGAGTGGATCTGGCCCTGGAGAAGCTCAACTCTCATGCTGGAATTCAgcaccattttctctttctcagaAGTATCACAAAGTCAGACATTCAG CCTGGTTTTGACGTGGCTTACATCTACCACCACTTCTACCTTAAAGCCACCAAGTGTCAAAAAGGGACGATTGACTCCACAGCTTGTCAGTTCAGAAACGACAGA CCGCTGATAGACTGTGCCATCTGTTACAAAACATTTAGAGGAGAAATTGAACAGGACCCCATACCGTATGTTCACTGTGTCCACAAACCGGCCCTTACAAAG GAGATGAAGGCGGGTCGAGTAGATCACTGCAACACAATGGGTTACAGAAGTGGAGCCCCGACTCTTCTTACATCAAAGGGGAAAAGAGTGAAGACTTGGATGACACATTTGACACCTTTTCAggggtttatttgtatttttaaaagcGATTTCTTTAGCATTAAAGCAGATTACGACATGTTAGTGTTATTTCTGTAG
- the LOC144536959 gene encoding uncharacterized protein LOC144536959, which translates to MAAGLLLLFCAGAVLCAVGAQDSYNGLTDYYKKGVDLALEQLNTHAVVHHHFLFLRSLDKSDIESGFGVRYLYHHFYLKPTKCAKGTTESNPQRCPFRNDRPLMDCAVCYKTAADQIELIPKPYVHCIQKPRLTEEMRTTRTEHCKKMTYNSGAPTLLAVSTG; encoded by the exons ATGGCTGCTgggttgctgttgctgttttgtGCTGGAGCTGTGCTTTGCGCTGTCGGGGCCCAGGATTCTTATAATGGGCTAACTGATTACTACAAGAAGGGAGTGGATCTTGCTTTAGAGCAACTCAACACCCATGCCGTTGTTCACCACCATTTTCTCTTCTTGAGAAGTCTGGACAAGTCGGATATCGAG TCTGGATTCGGTGTAAGATACCTCTACCACCACTTTTACCTGAAACCCACCAAGTGTGCCAAAGGAACGACTGAGTCAAACCCTCAGAGATGCCCTTTCAGGAATGACAGA CCACTGATGGACTGTGCAGTTTGCTACAAAACAGCAGCAGACCAGATAGAGTTGATCCCCAAGCCGTATGTTCACTGTATCCAGAAACCGAGACTCACAGAG GAAATGAGGACCACCAGGACAGAGCACTGCAAAAAAATGACTTACAACAGTGGAGCTCCTACGCTGTTGGCTGTGTCTACTGgctaa
- the LOC144536960 gene encoding B-type lectin plumieribetin-like, giving the protein MSRNFLSKNDELRKGDFLISNNKEYKAVFQDDGNFVIYGWKPVWASDTCGSDVFRLCMQADCNLVMYNKANGPKWQTNSHKPGDCNMCRLHLTDDGKLVVSKESDEIWSSANSRGMK; this is encoded by the exons ATGAGCAGGAACTTCTTGTCCAAAAACGATGAGCTTCGCAAGGGAGACTTTCTGATTTCCAACAACAAGGAGTATAAGGCTGTCTTCCAG GATGATGGTAACTTTGTCATCTACGGCTGGAAGCCTGTGTGGGCTTCAGACACTTGTGGTTCAGACGTTTTCCGCCTGTGCATGCAGGCTGACTGCAACCTGGTCATGTACAACAAGGCTAACGGTCCCAAATGGCAAACAAACTCCCACAAGCCAGGAGATTGCAACATGTGCCGTCTTCATCTGACCGATGATGGCAAACTGGTGGTGTCCAAGGAAAGTGATGAAATTTGGAGCTCTGCTAACTCCAGAGGCATGAAATGA